One genomic window of Dermacentor andersoni chromosome 8, qqDerAnde1_hic_scaffold, whole genome shotgun sequence includes the following:
- the LOC126526013 gene encoding uncharacterized protein → MNGYVFLICALTLSLAAAESYNGEESASLNGDQDDGFAEQTAGVKQQQQRPINIKGQQQQEQEPQEQRPINIKGQQQQEQEPQEQRPIDITGQQQQEEEPQEQRPINVKGQQQEEEEPQEQHPINIKGEQQQEEEPQEQRPINVKGQQQEEEEPQEQRPIDITGQQQQEQEAQEQRSINIEGQQQQEEEPQEQRPINVKGQQEHEQVPQEHRPINIKGQQQHEEVMQQHRPINIKGQQQQEQEPQQRPINIKGQLPQQHHPIHIKGQQPQQHHPIHIKGQQPQQHHPIHIKGQQPQQHHPIHIKGQQPQQHRPINIKGQQPQQHHPIHIKGQQPQQHHPIHIKGQQPQQHHPIHIKGQQPQQHHPMHIKGQQPQQHHPTHIKGQQPQEHHPIHIKGQQPQQHRPINIKGQQHHQRPQSIQEPQERHVMKHYERPQRERRPHRQKGPKRQHRPGSHSWNYKGQKQQHRYPQYPQHPQYRQRPQNPQVPSRPCWKGGQKSHHKCSDQKETDRLPVPDEYFGGGGQDTKGQKWRPIEPAQENGTKGGQKGQVDDVGAYEDYAEEENRDDEESFEGGLEE, encoded by the exons ATGAATGGATATGTATTTCTCATCTGCGCCCTGACGCTCTCTTTAG CGGCTGCCGAAAGTTATAATGGAGAAGAAAG TGCCAGCCTGAACGGCGaccaagacgatggctttgctgaACAGACCGCAGGAGTGAAGCAGCAACAACAGCGCCCAATAAATATCAAAGGCCAGCAGCAACAGGAGCAAGAGCCGCAAGAACAGCGCCCAATAAATATCAAAGGCCAGCAACAGCAGGAGCAAGAGCCGCAAGAACAGCGCCCAATAGATATCACAGGCCAGCAGCAACAGGAGGAAGAGCCGCAAGAACAGCGCCCAATAAATGTCAAAGGCCAGCAGCAAGAGGAGGAAGAGCCGCAAGAACAGCACCCAATAAATATCAAAGGCGAGCAGCAACAGGAGGAAGAGCCGCAAGAACAGCGCCCAATAAATGTCAAAGGCCAGCAGCAAGAGGAGGAAGAGCCGCAAGAACAGCGCCCAATAGATATCACAGGCCAGCAGCAACAGGAGCAAGAAGCGCAAGAACAGCGCTCAATAAATATCGAAGGCCAGCAGCAACAGGAGGAAGAGCCGCAAGAACAGCGCCCAATAAATGTCAAAGGCCAGCAGGAACATGAGCAAGTGCCGCAAGAACATCGCCCAATAAATATCAAAGGCCAGCAGCAACATGAGGAAGTGATGCAACAACATCGCCCAATAAATATCAAAGGCCAGCAGCAACAAGAGCAAGAGCCGCAACAGCGCCCTATAAACATCAAAGGCCAGCTACCGCAGCAACATCACCCTATACACATCAAAGGCCAGCAACCGCAGCAACATCACCCTATACACATCAAAGGCCAGCAACCGCAGCAACATCACCCTATACACATCAAAGGCCAGCAACCGCAGCAACATCACCCTATACACATCAAAGGCCAGCAACCGCAGCAACATCGCCCTATAAACATCAAAGGCCAGCAACCGCAGCAACATCACCCTATACACATCAAAGGCCAGCAACCGCAGCAACATCACCCTATACACATCAAAGGCCAGCAACCGCAGCAACATCACCCTATACACATCAAAGGCCAGCAACCGCAGCAACATCACCCTATGCACATCAAAGGCCAGCAACCGCAGCAACATCACCCTACACACATCAAAGGCCAGCAACCGCAGGAACATCACCCTATACACATCAAAGGCCAGCAACCGCAGCAACATCGCCCTATAAACATCAAAGGCCAGCAACACCATCAGCGACCACAGAGTATACAGGAGCCTCAAGAACGACACGTCATGAAGCATTACGAACGTCCACAACGTGAACGGCGTCCGCACCGCCAGAAGGGCCCAAAGAGGCAACATCGCCCTGGTTCCCACTCATGGAATTACAAAGGACAAAAACAACAGCATCGGTATCCCCAGTATCCCCAACATCCCCAATATCGCCAGCGCCCACAGAATCCTCAGGTTCCATCCAGACCATGCTGGAAGGGTGGCCAAAAAAGTCACCACAAGTGTTCAGATCAGAAGGAAACTGACAGGTTGCCGGTACCTGACGAATACTTTGGTGGTGGTGGTCAGGATACGAAGGGCCAGAAGTGGAGACCCATCGAGCCGGCTCAGGAGAACGGCACCAAAGGAGGTCAGAAAGGACAGGTTGACGACGTTGGTGCCTACGAAGACTACGCCGAGGAGGAGAACAGGGATGACGAAGAAAGTTTTGAAGGAGGGCTGGAAGAGTAG